From Bacillus basilensis, a single genomic window includes:
- a CDS encoding helix-turn-helix transcriptional regulator, giving the protein MAFVTRIKEYRAKLNMTQEDLAKSVGVRRETISHLEKGKYNPSLQLAHDIAKALHSTIDEIFIFED; this is encoded by the coding sequence ATGGCGTTCGTAACGAGAATAAAAGAATACCGCGCCAAATTGAACATGACCCAAGAAGATTTAGCAAAGAGCGTTGGTGTACGTCGTGAAACAATTAGCCACCTCGAAAAAGGAAAATATAACCCTTCCTTACAACTCGCTCACGATATAGCGAAAGCACTTCATAGTACGATTGATGAGATTTTTATTTTTGAGGATTAA
- a CDS encoding YjjG family noncanonical pyrimidine nucleotidase yields MKYKVILFDVDDTLLDFPETERNALHNAFVQFGMPTGYNDYLASYKKISNGLWRDLENKMITLSELAVDRFRQLFALHNIEVDAQQFSDVYLENLGKEVHLIEGAVQLCENLQDCKLGIITNGYTKVQQSRIGNSPLSNFFDHIIISEEVGHQKPAREIFEYAFEKFGITDKSSVLMVGDSLTSDMKGGEDYGIDTCWYNPSLKENMTSVKPTYEVESLLRIMEIVEEAREKVTV; encoded by the coding sequence ATGAAATATAAAGTTATATTATTTGACGTAGATGATACATTATTAGATTTTCCTGAAACGGAAAGAAACGCATTACATAACGCGTTTGTACAGTTTGGTATGCCGACAGGGTATAATGATTATCTTGCAAGTTATAAAAAGATTAGTAATGGCCTATGGAGAGATTTAGAAAATAAAATGATTACGCTAAGTGAATTAGCGGTAGATAGATTTAGACAATTATTTGCACTTCATAATATAGAAGTAGATGCGCAGCAATTTAGTGATGTATACCTTGAAAACTTAGGGAAAGAAGTACATCTTATTGAAGGTGCAGTGCAATTATGTGAGAATCTACAAGATTGCAAGCTAGGTATTATTACGAATGGATATACGAAGGTGCAACAATCTAGAATCGGAAATTCACCTTTAAGCAACTTCTTTGATCATATTATTATTTCAGAAGAAGTCGGCCACCAAAAACCAGCGCGAGAGATTTTTGAGTATGCATTTGAAAAGTTTGGGATTACGGATAAATCAAGTGTACTAATGGTTGGAGATTCGCTAACTTCTGATATGAAAGGCGGAGAAGATTACGGTATTGATACGTGTTGGTATAATCCGAGTTTGAAAGAGAACATGACGAGTGTTAAGCCGACTTATGAAGTGGAGAGTCTGCTTCGTATTATGGAGATTGTGGAAGAAGCACGAGAAAAGGTGACCGTATAG
- a CDS encoding ABC transporter permease, with amino-acid sequence MSKIWTLTKVLLKLNYADFITDKKKRWAYVFSFAAILFVGFLMFGSITHAMYEGTKQLGQDPGMIIAMGLAIASIWVFLMSITNILTVFYYSNDIEMLLPLPLKPAQIISAKFLTVLITQYVMSSFILLPIFITYGLKSGAFITYYIYMILIYLLFPIVPLVLASLLMTVIMRYTNIAKNKDRGNIFIGIVSILFIVGINVFMQWKNKSAFSEDAIASYLANNQSSLLVQMTNYFPTTYFGAVALVESANWKGPLYVIIFALISFVFFVLFYYIAERTYLKGVIGLSTSTAKKEVISAEGLQKSTVQSSHLKAYVKKEFKTLFRTPQFFLNCIVQTFVMPIMLFFVLFVQDGNLKWITGYIDNPKSAGLAIGVGLCASLFLMGSNVIATTSFSRDGSSWFVNRYLPVKASDIFFAKAITAWLINVIILAVFGITMAVVAGISPVFMVLWFLLSANGLLLINLIGTRWDAQTADIHWDTEQKLFKSRYTTLWNFLANILIALIIVAGVSLLYFFLQVGLWVMFIVLFVMFTIVNYIFIKILKLGAERILSNIE; translated from the coding sequence ATGAGTAAAATTTGGACGTTAACGAAAGTATTATTGAAATTAAATTATGCAGATTTCATAACAGATAAGAAGAAGCGATGGGCGTATGTATTTTCATTTGCAGCTATTTTATTTGTTGGCTTTTTAATGTTTGGTTCTATAACGCACGCAATGTATGAGGGAACGAAACAATTAGGGCAAGACCCAGGAATGATTATCGCAATGGGACTTGCGATTGCGAGTATATGGGTGTTTTTAATGAGTATTACGAACATTTTAACTGTATTTTATTACAGTAATGACATTGAAATGTTACTACCATTACCATTAAAACCAGCGCAAATTATTTCGGCAAAATTTTTAACAGTATTAATTACACAATACGTAATGAGTTCATTCATTTTATTACCAATCTTTATTACGTACGGGTTAAAAAGTGGCGCATTTATTACATATTACATATACATGATTTTGATTTACTTACTCTTCCCGATTGTGCCGTTAGTATTAGCTTCGTTACTTATGACAGTAATCATGAGATATACAAATATAGCGAAAAATAAAGATCGAGGCAATATATTTATCGGAATCGTAAGTATACTATTTATTGTAGGAATTAACGTATTTATGCAGTGGAAAAATAAAAGTGCGTTTTCTGAAGATGCAATTGCGAGTTATCTTGCGAATAATCAATCCTCTCTTTTAGTACAAATGACGAATTATTTTCCAACTACATATTTTGGAGCAGTGGCGTTAGTAGAAAGTGCAAATTGGAAGGGACCTTTATACGTAATAATCTTTGCACTTATTTCATTTGTATTTTTTGTGTTGTTTTATTACATTGCAGAGCGTACATATTTAAAAGGGGTTATTGGACTTTCAACGAGTACAGCAAAAAAAGAGGTCATTTCAGCAGAAGGCTTACAGAAATCTACGGTACAAAGTTCACATTTAAAAGCGTATGTGAAAAAAGAATTTAAAACGTTATTCCGTACACCACAATTTTTCTTAAATTGCATTGTACAAACTTTTGTTATGCCGATTATGTTGTTCTTTGTTTTATTCGTGCAAGATGGGAATTTAAAATGGATCACGGGATATATTGATAACCCAAAATCAGCAGGGCTTGCAATTGGTGTAGGCCTTTGTGCATCTCTATTTTTAATGGGAAGTAACGTTATTGCAACAACGTCATTTTCACGTGATGGAAGTTCATGGTTTGTGAATCGTTATTTACCAGTAAAAGCTTCAGATATCTTTTTTGCGAAAGCGATAACTGCTTGGTTAATTAATGTGATCATTTTAGCAGTATTCGGTATTACGATGGCAGTTGTAGCGGGGATTTCTCCAGTATTTATGGTTCTTTGGTTCTTATTAAGTGCGAACGGTTTATTGCTAATTAATTTAATTGGCACACGCTGGGATGCACAAACTGCAGATATTCATTGGGATACAGAGCAGAAATTATTTAAGAGCCGTTATACAACTTTGTGGAATTTTTTAGCTAATATTTTAATAGCTTTAATTATTGTAGCGGGAGTAAGTCTATTATACTTCTTCCTTCAAGTAGGACTGTGGGTTATGTTTATCGTTTTATTTGTAATGTTTACGATTGTAAATTATATCTTTATTAAAATTTTAAAATTAGGTGCAGAACGTATATTGTCAAATATTGAATAA
- a CDS encoding GNAT family N-acetyltransferase produces the protein MMTIEQLEKHFKIRRNASSIMIKENNAEIFTEEQLKEMVQYCVAEAEKEGIENLHFEISSKSPNYDMYKKCFETYSFEYVTENIIVFKDIYEVEDVESDIDFKLIEEVGEDTFYSLWSEMTEEQVTYDQFVNMMLQEIGEQWKEHCLTASIDEEPIGIVIPHIEKGTLEEGKLMYFAVAPNMRNKGYETAFFTGAMFVLKEIGASYYIGEANVQNEWMKDVFDKNGCKLLSSTERYVRKF, from the coding sequence ATGATGACTATAGAACAGTTAGAAAAACATTTTAAAATTAGAAGAAATGCTTCTTCTATCATGATAAAAGAAAATAATGCAGAGATTTTTACAGAAGAGCAATTAAAGGAAATGGTGCAATATTGCGTTGCTGAGGCTGAAAAAGAGGGGATAGAAAACTTGCATTTTGAGATTTCTTCAAAAAGCCCAAATTATGATATGTATAAAAAATGCTTCGAAACGTATTCTTTTGAATATGTTACTGAAAACATAATCGTATTTAAGGATATATACGAAGTAGAAGATGTAGAAAGTGATATTGATTTTAAACTGATTGAAGAAGTAGGAGAAGATACTTTTTATTCTCTTTGGAGTGAAATGACGGAAGAACAAGTCACTTACGATCAATTTGTAAATATGATGCTACAAGAAATTGGTGAGCAATGGAAAGAACATTGTTTAACAGCGAGTATCGATGAAGAGCCGATAGGAATTGTAATCCCGCATATTGAAAAGGGGACGTTAGAAGAAGGAAAACTAATGTATTTCGCAGTCGCTCCAAATATGCGAAATAAAGGGTATGAAACAGCATTCTTTACAGGTGCAATGTTTGTCTTAAAGGAAATAGGTGCCTCTTATTATATCGGTGAGGCAAATGTACAAAATGAGTGGATGAAGGATGTTTTTGATAAGAATGGATGTAAGTTGCTTAGTTCAACTGAGCGGTATGTAAGAAAGTTTTAA
- a CDS encoding SDR family oxidoreductase — MKKIAIVTGATRLNGIGAAVCKVLAQKGIDIFFTYWSQYDKAMPWGMHDKEPFLLKEEIESYGVRCEMAEINLSQSYSPNRLFYMVSERLGDPSILINNAAYATHTRIEELNIEQLDKHYTVNVRATMLLSSLFIKHYASKMNGSIINLTSGQSLGPMPDELAYAATKGAIEAFTKSVAPVAMEKGITVNAVDPGPTNTGWITEEMKHHLVWKFPQGKVGEPVDAARLISFLVSEEAKWITGQVIHSNGGYS, encoded by the coding sequence GTGAAGAAAATAGCAATTGTAACAGGGGCAACTCGTCTGAATGGAATTGGTGCAGCTGTATGCAAGGTGCTTGCTCAAAAAGGGATAGACATTTTTTTCACGTACTGGTCTCAGTATGATAAAGCGATGCCGTGGGGAATGCATGACAAAGAGCCCTTTTTGTTGAAAGAGGAGATTGAAAGTTACGGTGTTCGATGTGAAATGGCAGAAATCAACTTATCGCAGTCGTATTCGCCAAATCGTTTGTTTTATATGGTATCAGAACGGTTAGGTGATCCATCTATTTTAATTAATAATGCAGCGTATGCTACTCATACGAGAATTGAGGAATTAAATATAGAACAGTTAGATAAACATTATACAGTAAATGTACGCGCTACTATGTTATTAAGTTCATTATTTATAAAACATTATGCAAGCAAGATGAATGGAAGTATTATTAACCTTACTTCAGGACAGTCACTAGGGCCAATGCCTGATGAACTAGCATACGCAGCAACGAAAGGAGCAATTGAAGCATTTACAAAATCAGTAGCACCAGTTGCGATGGAGAAGGGGATTACAGTGAATGCTGTTGATCCAGGACCGACGAATACAGGATGGATTACAGAGGAGATGAAGCATCACTTAGTATGGAAGTTCCCGCAAGGTAAAGTAGGAGAACCAGTGGATGCAGCGCGCTTAATATCTTTTTTAGTAAGTGAAGAGGCAAAATGGATTACTGGGCAAGTCATTCATTCGAATGGTGGTTACTCATAA
- a CDS encoding DUF1648 domain-containing protein, which translates to MFFGSIIFLIIIWGRLPEEVPAHYNAYGAVDRWGSKWELLLLPGIGAFILLLMQTLEKFPEVHNYPKRFNESNAKQFYLNSRKMLNQLKNVCLLIFAFIQFETVSIALDWSGGFGKLFLPILLIGTAIPIIIGIIMQRKIS; encoded by the coding sequence TTGTTCTTTGGATCAATCATTTTTTTGATTATCATTTGGGGAAGATTACCTGAGGAAGTGCCCGCACATTATAACGCATATGGAGCTGTAGATCGCTGGGGATCAAAGTGGGAACTTTTACTTCTACCAGGAATTGGGGCATTCATACTCCTTCTCATGCAAACTTTAGAAAAGTTTCCAGAAGTTCATAACTACCCAAAAAGATTTAACGAATCGAATGCGAAGCAGTTTTATTTAAATAGCAGAAAAATGCTTAATCAATTAAAAAATGTCTGTTTACTTATATTTGCTTTCATCCAATTCGAAACAGTTTCAATAGCTTTAGATTGGAGCGGCGGTTTTGGAAAATTATTTTTACCGATATTATTAATTGGGACAGCTATTCCCATTATTATAGGCATAATAATGCAACGAAAAATTTCATAA
- a CDS encoding DUF3796 domain-containing protein — MKTTWIKYLGFLGFFGFLGFFYEKGLFTLFCFFSFFTTYRTVQHDELFEQIVNKSCRNAFIVTLLTTAIIMFIEMLIPNLTLQEIDIALIFGTLILTFGFSMFFYDKPVDEMEDAPWRS, encoded by the coding sequence GTGAAAACAACTTGGATAAAATATTTAGGATTTCTCGGTTTCTTCGGTTTCCTCGGATTTTTTTATGAAAAAGGATTGTTTACTCTGTTCTGTTTCTTCTCCTTTTTCACAACGTATAGAACGGTTCAACACGATGAACTATTTGAACAAATCGTCAATAAATCGTGCCGTAATGCCTTTATCGTTACATTACTAACTACCGCTATTATTATGTTTATTGAAATGTTAATTCCAAACCTGACGCTACAAGAGATTGATATCGCTCTTATTTTCGGCACACTCATTCTTACGTTCGGCTTCTCTATGTTCTTTTACGATAAACCTGTTGATGAAATGGAAGATGCGCCATGGCGTTCGTAA
- a CDS encoding ABC transporter ATP-binding protein encodes MIEITNVSKSYNGSTYAVKDLSLSVPSGEIFGFLGPNGAGKSTTIKMITGIHGVDKGTITINGKDIMKNPMEAKKTFGYVPDSPDMFLRLKGIEYLNFMADMYEVPKEVRQERIESLAKKFDLYNALSDQIQSYSHGMRQKIVIIGVLVHEPDVWILDEPLTGLDPKSAYILKEMMREHADKGKIVFFSTHVLEVAEKICDRVAIINRGNLQFKGNLDEMRDHFKSNESLEKMFLEMTGNE; translated from the coding sequence ATGATTGAAATTACGAATGTGTCAAAAAGTTATAATGGGTCTACCTATGCAGTAAAAGATTTAAGTTTATCTGTGCCCAGCGGAGAAATCTTTGGATTTTTAGGACCGAATGGTGCCGGTAAATCAACGACAATTAAGATGATTACTGGTATTCATGGGGTGGATAAAGGGACGATTACAATTAACGGTAAAGATATTATGAAAAATCCGATGGAAGCGAAGAAGACGTTTGGTTATGTTCCAGATAGCCCAGATATGTTTTTACGATTAAAGGGAATTGAATATTTAAACTTTATGGCAGATATGTATGAAGTGCCGAAAGAAGTACGCCAAGAACGAATCGAGTCTTTAGCAAAGAAATTTGATCTTTATAATGCGTTATCTGATCAAATTCAAAGTTATTCACACGGTATGAGACAAAAGATTGTTATTATTGGTGTGCTAGTGCATGAGCCAGATGTATGGATTTTAGATGAACCGTTAACAGGGCTTGATCCGAAATCGGCATATATTTTAAAAGAAATGATGAGAGAACATGCAGATAAAGGGAAGATTGTATTTTTCTCTACACACGTATTAGAAGTGGCGGAAAAAATATGTGACCGCGTTGCAATCATTAATAGGGGGAATCTTCAGTTTAAAGGGAATTTAGATGAAATGAGAGATCATTTTAAATCCAATGAATCACTTGAAAAAATGTTCTTGGAGATGACGGGCAATGAGTAA
- a CDS encoding tyrosine-protein phosphatase: MEQQRHWLQATVERNENNTLHIKWENNIEEVRIYWSTSPDHIEENGELLATVDGESSYTIENLSETERPYFRLVGSNGQAVTVAERRLPLQGAFNFRDMGGYETTEGRKVKWGKLYRSEELAGLTEWDIEYLQKSGLKLICDYRTDFEVKHKPNPEITGARQVCLPVMQELAKDLNINEFFQVGDLSMLGKPGEYLVKMNQDFVSGNEAFVSFLKLAQNPENLPLVNHCTAGKDRTGFGSALLLLLLGVPEKTVMEDYLLSNGFREKLNEKMMAFLGAKLQNDESRAILGAMFEARAEYLQAAIDEVKKQYGSVEAYAEKALGFTKESLEEMKELLLEDK; the protein is encoded by the coding sequence ATGGAGCAGCAAAGACATTGGCTACAAGCAACTGTAGAAAGAAATGAAAATAATACGTTACATATAAAGTGGGAAAATAATATAGAAGAAGTTCGCATTTATTGGAGTACTTCACCAGATCATATTGAAGAAAATGGAGAATTACTTGCAACAGTAGATGGAGAATCATCATATACAATTGAAAATTTAAGTGAAACTGAGCGTCCATATTTTAGACTAGTAGGTAGTAATGGACAAGCAGTGACAGTAGCTGAGCGTAGATTGCCATTACAAGGTGCGTTTAACTTCCGTGATATGGGAGGGTATGAAACGACAGAAGGCCGTAAAGTGAAATGGGGAAAATTGTATCGTTCAGAAGAGCTAGCAGGATTAACAGAGTGGGATATTGAGTATTTACAAAAGTCTGGCTTAAAGTTAATTTGCGACTATCGTACAGACTTTGAAGTGAAACATAAGCCGAACCCGGAGATTACAGGTGCTCGTCAAGTCTGTTTACCAGTTATGCAAGAATTAGCGAAAGACTTGAACATAAATGAGTTTTTCCAAGTTGGTGACCTTTCTATGTTAGGGAAACCAGGCGAATACCTTGTGAAAATGAATCAAGATTTCGTAAGTGGTAATGAAGCATTCGTGAGCTTCTTAAAACTGGCGCAAAACCCGGAAAACTTACCGTTAGTAAACCACTGTACAGCTGGAAAAGACCGTACTGGATTTGGGTCAGCATTATTATTACTTTTACTAGGTGTACCAGAGAAAACAGTAATGGAAGATTATTTACTAAGTAACGGTTTCCGTGAAAAGTTAAATGAGAAAATGATGGCCTTTTTAGGTGCAAAACTACAAAACGATGAGAGCAGAGCAATATTAGGTGCAATGTTTGAAGCACGCGCTGAATATTTGCAAGCTGCGATTGATGAAGTTAAAAAGCAATACGGTTCAGTTGAAGCGTATGCTGAAAAAGCTTTAGGCTTTACGAAAGAGTCGTTAGAGGAAATGAAAGAGTTATTGTTAGAGGATAAATAA